In Anaerolineales bacterium, the following proteins share a genomic window:
- a CDS encoding ABC transporter permease, with amino-acid sequence MNLIKLIRIARREYLTNFRRRSFLFTMFGLPIFLVAIFLIIGVVTTSAIDSIDGFKRIGVVDQAGVFPGREIPAPFALYESLSAADAAQKSGEADAYYVIPADYLKTGMVEAYYSQAKALNDGARDALFKAIKGALATRFNNPDIAARLENPVENLTYFRRGVNDAVPEAALTAIFLVPSIVGTLIFMLTMTSSQFLMSGLVEEKENRMMEVFMTSARPIEMMSGKLLGMGLLGLTQLGVWGLFGLAYLLVSGQLGDIGKILAALQLTPIFIFVTLIMTLLGYLFYGSILAGIGATVNAEKEAQQYATLIVLGGVAPLALVIVFLLDPNGGAAQLMSVIPLTAPIALIIRLSLATVPTAHILFSMGVMVVSVIVAIYFSARVFRMGMLNYGKGGVFRILRQAVFGARTPRLVETPSEVRS; translated from the coding sequence ATGAATCTGATCAAACTCATCCGCATCGCCCGCCGCGAATATCTCACCAATTTTCGGCGGCGGTCATTTCTCTTTACGATGTTTGGCTTGCCGATCTTCCTCGTCGCTATTTTTCTGATCATCGGGGTGGTGACTACCAGCGCGATTGATAGCATTGACGGGTTTAAACGGATTGGCGTTGTTGACCAAGCCGGCGTATTCCCCGGAAGGGAAATCCCCGCCCCCTTTGCGCTCTACGAATCCCTTTCGGCAGCCGACGCCGCCCAAAAAAGCGGGGAAGCAGACGCCTATTACGTGATTCCGGCGGATTACCTGAAAACGGGCATGGTTGAAGCCTATTACAGCCAAGCGAAGGCGCTCAACGATGGGGCGCGGGATGCCCTTTTCAAAGCGATCAAGGGCGCACTTGCCACCCGTTTTAACAATCCCGACATTGCCGCCCGTCTGGAAAATCCCGTCGAAAACCTGACCTATTTCCGGCGGGGGGTGAACGATGCCGTCCCCGAAGCGGCGCTGACGGCGATCTTCCTTGTGCCGTCTATCGTTGGGACGCTCATTTTCATGCTGACGATGACCAGTTCACAGTTCCTCATGTCGGGGTTGGTGGAAGAAAAAGAAAACCGCATGATGGAAGTGTTCATGACCAGCGCCCGCCCCATCGAGATGATGAGCGGCAAGCTGCTAGGGATGGGCTTGTTGGGGCTGACTCAGCTTGGTGTGTGGGGACTTTTCGGGCTGGCATACTTGCTCGTGAGCGGTCAGCTTGGGGATATTGGGAAAATTCTCGCTGCACTGCAACTGACCCCGATCTTCATTTTCGTCACCTTGATCATGACGCTCTTGGGGTATCTGTTCTACGGCTCAATCTTGGCGGGGATTGGGGCAACCGTCAACGCCGAAAAAGAAGCGCAGCAGTATGCCACCCTGATCGTCCTCGGTGGGGTTGCACCGTTGGCGCTGGTGATCGTCTTTCTGCTTGACCCCAACGGCGGGGCGGCGCAACTGATGAGCGTGATCCCCCTAACCGCGCCCATTGCCCTGATCATTCGGCTTTCCTTGGCAACTGTCCCCACCGCTCACATCCTCTTCAGCATGGGGGTGATGGTTGTCTCGGTGATCGTTGCTATCTATTTTTCGGCGCGGGTGTTCCGCATGGGGATGTTGAATTACGGCAAGGGCGGCGTTTTTCGTATCCTGCGGCAGGCGGTCTTTGGTGCTCGCACGCCGCGTCTGGTGGAAACCCCTTCGGAGGTGCGTTCATGA
- a CDS encoding ABC transporter permease: MTGKWFAVFRYEFLRTFKRRSFQFLAFAVPLLLIVGFFTIRGIQEARAARGEDAPSAPAEDSPLQRAFLPLGLVDLAHLLGGKTPAGMIAYPSEEIATSALEQGTISGYYVIHADYLKTGQLDLFFDQFNLNTLSATGLRTALAEALVAKTGQNVDPQVITRLGERRPAVTNNILRDSGDTQNQHEGAALILVYVFVLFLMFSTFGTSAYLMQSVVEEKENRMVEILLSSLRPRELLAGKFIALSLLGLVQTVAWGAAILIILTQLGTVIPGVTITISTNQLIVLGIFFILGYLLFSSAYAAVGALVTNMREGPQLAVVVTLPASFPLYFIPIFVAAPGGPLAIGLSLFPLTAPVTMVARAALGEVPTEQVIVSAVILTLTVAGFVLLAARLFRVNSLLSGQMPKLRDILKLVRESA, translated from the coding sequence ATGACGGGCAAATGGTTCGCTGTGTTCCGCTACGAATTTTTGCGGACGTTCAAACGGCGTAGTTTTCAGTTCCTTGCCTTCGCTGTTCCGCTGCTGCTGATCGTAGGATTCTTCACTATCCGAGGGATTCAAGAAGCACGGGCGGCACGGGGAGAAGATGCCCCTAGCGCCCCCGCGGAGGACAGTCCCCTTCAGCGGGCGTTCCTCCCCCTTGGTTTGGTCGATCTCGCCCATTTGCTCGGCGGGAAAACACCCGCTGGCATGATCGCTTATCCCTCGGAGGAAATAGCCACCAGCGCCTTAGAACAGGGAACGATCAGCGGCTATTACGTGATCCACGCCGACTACCTGAAAACAGGGCAGCTTGACCTGTTTTTCGACCAATTCAACCTGAATACCCTGAGTGCAACGGGACTGCGGACAGCGTTAGCAGAGGCGCTGGTGGCAAAGACGGGACAGAATGTTGATCCGCAGGTGATCACCCGCTTGGGGGAGCGCCGTCCCGCCGTTACCAATAACATCCTCCGCGATTCGGGGGACACCCAAAATCAACATGAAGGTGCGGCGCTGATCCTCGTCTATGTCTTTGTCTTGTTCCTCATGTTCAGCACCTTTGGGACAAGCGCCTACTTGATGCAGAGCGTCGTTGAGGAAAAAGAAAACCGCATGGTGGAAATATTGCTTTCCTCGCTGCGCCCGCGTGAGCTTTTGGCGGGGAAGTTCATCGCGCTCAGCCTGTTGGGGCTAGTTCAGACCGTCGCTTGGGGCGCAGCCATCCTGATCATCCTCACCCAATTGGGGACGGTCATCCCCGGTGTGACGATTACGATCTCCACCAACCAGTTAATCGTCCTCGGCATCTTCTTCATCCTCGGCTACCTGCTTTTTTCCTCTGCCTATGCCGCAGTGGGGGCGCTGGTGACGAACATGCGGGAGGGTCCGCAGCTTGCCGTCGTGGTGACGCTGCCAGCCAGTTTCCCCTTGTACTTCATTCCCATTTTTGTCGCTGCGCCGGGGGGGCCGCTCGCCATTGGCTTAAGCCTCTTTCCGCTGACCGCGCCGGTGACGATGGTTGCCCGCGCCGCGTTGGGGGAAGTGCCAACCGAACAAGTCATCGTCAGCGCTGTGATCCTCACGCTGACAGTGGCGGGCTTTGTCCTCTTGGCGGCACGGTTGTTCCGCGTGAACAGCCTCCTTTCGGGGCAAATGCCTAAACTGCGGGATATTCTGAAATTGGTGCGAGAGAGTGCCTAG
- a CDS encoding M23 family metallopeptidase, with translation MILIRADGSGRDVHPGMAFLGVPPTWYVPAQAQATPTPTLSNTLITVYTNCREVNFRAAPSTSATLLGTIQPGTPIRLDPTSKTPSADGYIWYRAEVMLAGTLHDGWIVAQRYSDYFVFDFDRSPNCTPAPTATLPPSPTSASTCQLILPNSATRQEIHLFRAPIRGNPAEQKITVANSVIIDAYAIDPLNHRLWFRRTEGIANVPAGAVLRWIQVITPPAGFILQSQGIIVPGKDFDGVKSASLERDQIEACLSNLSKANLSGHYALPPLDQVPWEMTSPLTFTHYPVSMYQTCVAFTAEHRHIHMISGFADAKGGYWDPGYHFGVDFFAPPDSVVYASGDRGLVVALLHTDETTGAAWGDYKVKEITSMLTPFAVVIRYGHLFVIYGHLQTIDPNIWVGKRVDAGTRLGTIGIYKTSNPHLHMSVMGFGRETPNAYVTWAQEIDPQNPQAPKPNQWGIPDFQRTALRSEEFGYPKRAYDFTQFFEPDPILAATTVATGAPNTLEQPILRGSIWAEDTNGLWTLLVVNGLGGKHRTMIRLGFPCEIPYSQRFPEPTGWRYVDPIITPTILPRHRSFIYYPGEKNNWTPAPADDPRLAMPAPHLQPIPTLTPTTIP, from the coding sequence GTGATCCTCATCCGCGCTGATGGGTCGGGGCGCGATGTCCATCCGGGGATGGCGTTCCTCGGTGTCCCCCCGACGTGGTACGTGCCGGCGCAGGCGCAAGCAACGCCGACACCCACACTATCGAACACTCTCATCACCGTGTACACGAACTGCCGCGAGGTCAATTTCAGGGCTGCGCCAAGTACCAGCGCCACCCTTCTAGGGACAATCCAACCCGGCACGCCCATCCGCCTTGACCCAACCTCGAAAACACCCTCGGCAGATGGTTATATCTGGTATCGTGCCGAAGTGATGTTAGCTGGCACGCTCCATGATGGGTGGATCGTCGCTCAACGCTACAGTGATTACTTTGTCTTCGATTTTGACCGTTCACCGAACTGCACACCTGCCCCTACAGCGACTTTGCCCCCTTCACCTACGTCCGCAAGTACCTGTCAGTTAATCCTTCCTAATAGTGCCACTCGTCAAGAGATTCACCTGTTCCGGGCGCCGATACGCGGTAATCCGGCAGAACAGAAAATCACTGTGGCAAATTCAGTTATTATTGACGCCTATGCCATCGATCCCCTCAATCATCGCTTGTGGTTTCGTAGAACAGAAGGCATTGCCAACGTGCCTGCGGGTGCGGTGCTGCGCTGGATTCAGGTTATCACACCTCCTGCGGGGTTCATTCTGCAATCGCAAGGGATCATTGTCCCCGGAAAAGATTTTGATGGGGTAAAATCAGCCAGTCTAGAGCGCGATCAAATCGAAGCCTGCCTCTCCAACCTGTCAAAGGCGAATCTCAGCGGTCATTATGCGCTCCCTCCGCTAGACCAAGTGCCGTGGGAGATGACATCCCCCCTCACCTTTACCCATTACCCTGTGAGCATGTACCAGACCTGTGTCGCATTCACCGCAGAGCATCGACATATCCACATGATCTCTGGCTTTGCCGATGCAAAGGGTGGCTATTGGGATCCTGGGTATCATTTTGGGGTGGATTTCTTCGCTCCACCTGATAGTGTGGTCTATGCCAGTGGGGATCGAGGGCTTGTAGTCGCCTTGCTGCATACAGATGAGACGACAGGCGCGGCTTGGGGAGATTACAAAGTGAAGGAAATCACTTCTATGTTAACCCCCTTTGCAGTGGTTATCCGTTATGGGCATCTTTTTGTTATCTATGGGCATTTGCAAACAATTGATCCCAATATTTGGGTGGGAAAACGTGTTGATGCTGGTACGAGGCTGGGTACCATTGGAATATACAAGACCAGTAATCCACATCTGCATATGAGTGTCATGGGTTTTGGACGTGAGACACCCAATGCCTATGTAACATGGGCGCAGGAAATCGATCCTCAAAACCCCCAAGCACCAAAGCCTAATCAATGGGGAATTCCCGATTTCCAACGGACAGCACTACGATCAGAGGAATTTGGTTACCCCAAGCGTGCTTATGATTTCACCCAATTTTTTGAACCTGATCCTATTCTGGCAGCTACAACAGTTGCCACAGGGGCGCCCAACACGCTGGAGCAACCTATCCTTAGGGGCTCGATCTGGGCTGAAGACACGAACGGTCTATGGACACTGCTTGTCGTAAACGGGTTGGGAGGAAAGCATCGGACGATGATTCGCTTGGGCTTTCCCTGTGAAATTCCCTACTCCCAACGATTCCCAGAACCAACTGGTTGGCGCTATGTAGATCCCATTATCACGCCCACCATCCTGCCCCGCCATCGCAGTTTCATCTACTATCCAGGCGAGAAAAACAACTGGACACCTGCACCCGCCGATGATCCCCGCCTTGCCATGCCCGCACCTCATTTGCAACCAATACCGACTCTAACGCCTACGACAATCCCTTGA
- a CDS encoding PD40 domain-containing protein: protein MVETQKADTMLRSYRYNCVARLGIALCILFSCVVGRELPIQGQSNRLRKISPFSQANYIEWARDSRSFVTSSSQPVVSDNWIYYAMDSDTFTDSSIYPFLPQLTTEENALFIRHPDAFSYLSPDGRYLIYAGDTFVSEGYPWMIGDRQTQTTRMMEPPLLEPFSKKDGFDVTWDHGSKSLIMTVCANPFFCSRANAYVYVRGFENGLSSIVFDYEDLTFPVLAGVEYRTLELLDFSGNGRWALLWAGILEDVRKMDGSVHDHLIMYNVMNPQSSFLITDSLGIVPRSFRFATPDGSQILYIDNVGIYRYDWANHTSTLLTTEVNNTKVDLGAFSPDGRWLVFQWNYELYLYDLQGLPETPPSPTPPFPTAYPHPTGIPGGQPACPGGGGEWMWVDGELVFVCGVIWE, encoded by the coding sequence ATGGTTGAAACACAAAAGGCTGATACGATGCTCCGATCTTATAGATATAACTGCGTGGCGCGGCTTGGGATCGCTTTATGCATTTTATTCTCTTGTGTCGTGGGAAGGGAGCTTCCAATCCAAGGGCAGTCCAACCGCTTGAGAAAAATATCACCCTTCTCTCAAGCAAACTACATCGAATGGGCGCGAGATAGTCGCTCGTTTGTGACCTCATCGAGTCAACCTGTTGTGTCTGACAATTGGATTTATTATGCTATGGATAGTGATACTTTTACAGACAGTTCGATCTACCCTTTTTTGCCCCAACTCACAACGGAAGAAAACGCTTTATTTATCCGCCATCCAGATGCCTTTTCCTACCTCTCGCCTGATGGTCGCTATTTGATCTACGCGGGGGATACCTTTGTTTCAGAGGGGTATCCTTGGATGATTGGCGACAGGCAAACCCAAACAACCCGCATGATGGAGCCGCCTCTTCTTGAGCCTTTCAGTAAGAAAGATGGTTTCGATGTCACATGGGATCACGGCAGCAAGTCATTGATTATGACGGTCTGTGCAAATCCATTTTTCTGCTCACGTGCTAATGCCTATGTGTATGTTCGTGGCTTTGAAAATGGGCTTTCTAGCATCGTTTTTGACTATGAAGACCTGACCTTCCCCGTCCTTGCTGGGGTCGAGTATCGCACGCTGGAATTGCTTGATTTTTCAGGCAATGGGAGGTGGGCGCTCCTATGGGCGGGGATTCTTGAAGATGTACGCAAGATGGACGGATCAGTTCATGACCACCTGATAATGTACAATGTAATGAATCCCCAGAGCAGTTTCTTGATCACCGATTCCCTCGGGATAGTGCCTCGGTCATTTCGCTTTGCAACGCCAGATGGCTCCCAGATTCTCTACATTGATAATGTGGGCATCTATCGCTACGACTGGGCGAATCACACCAGCACGCTGCTGACCACCGAGGTAAACAACACCAAAGTAGACTTGGGAGCATTCTCCCCTGATGGACGCTGGCTTGTTTTTCAGTGGAACTATGAATTGTATTTATACGACTTACAAGGTCTCCCTGAAACCCCTCCCTCCCCCACGCCCCCTTTCCCTACCGCCTACCCTCATCCCACTGGCATTCCCGGCGGACAGCCAGCCTGCCCCGGCGGTGGCGGCGAGTGGATGTGGGTCGATGGGGAGTTGGTCTTCGTCTGCGGGGTGATTTGGGAGTAG
- a CDS encoding PD40 domain-containing protein — MRRRLSLVVVLLSGFALLCAGAALVHPVRSQPSGEAGAVVIPAGDSMALALAILRANEAAALDRTASTTIYLSGGVYSFSYPGSPSAPQFPPITGTLVLQGGDAVLDFSGAAGMSLPIVVLPEATVTIQHTTLRLTQGYGRTILNQGHLSLIDSTLVNTSATTTGEGGGIDNRGALTLTRVQMRDHVSHSAAAPGGAILNSGVLTAACTLFSGNHASQGGALYNAEGGEATITGATFSGNTANGGGAMFNADSRPIMATESYWGGQSPVINDLYFGTDTISQRVEVFPLAEGDPLSNAACVTSPPSPPPIPTTPAASGQAVVVPPLNFSPFPLAYQPGGQSFTILKPNTTTEMLDLPAPLGAPVWSPDGRFIAFASYASGNADIWVRDTLTGMDTNLTTSPTLGEGSPQWSPDGTRLVVVQTILTPPTVSHRLGILAAADGQVTTLNVPVGVEVRSPSWSADGTEIFYRAAEVWNDFTIGSIVAVPISGTGAERVVIPAGNIPVEGGYLTAPIFVYASPTRPEIVFSARYWYTHPIYGLRQNTRLFVANNDGSTIRLLLTGTATKIAFSGVWSPDGNQVAFSDYFASTMQVIRRDGTGEILLAGVYVSNLGWVTLFAQQATPTPTLVAPPQDRTDWVVYASFDNDNNYELYMLNARTTASPIRLTYHAADDYQPSWSPDKRYIAFISTRDNSEGDLYILDVVDPNHPVYRLTTPTQPTGAATAKAEPVWSPDGLSIAFRVSTAEVDSADLWLYTQVAGEAHYHPLVTTPGNDYAPTWSALNQIAFVSNQDERPAIWVIDISGIVPQNRRVLVNAQQPIIDPAWSPDGTKIGFTAQLPNDQYQIFVYAVGQGTSIPVTSTNYKAAKPTWSPDGVSLVFMVDNGQVKDLYLAKVDGSEATSPTRLTNGTRNIHPFWSSAQRIELPPTPSSTPHPPLSCQITLINKRYGFDQWFDADTHGASAQKPTQTSQWVEISPALGNAGPYLVLQKYVTSNLVQIDYPSRPLWIDSSEVSPVGDCATGYPTAIPTLTPIPSGDIPLGVAACEGVLGGIRLTSGRIMDYADCRAINPTLADIPLYDERRELGRLLWLLEYGRSAGNSVEFGIRIEAFFCVELIESSLLDYQHLNDIFLALLQTNYAFLKAEPTLGGVHQTSCAIFGQPGNALRFERVDALGASGEAAKAEGNTIFLYNTAKNRNRHTAANMIHEIGHYINAKLGGAILDGIPNLNSPLGQLRDGKLKLANGTDFSGQIVALDKARDGMQPDPYTQNGGGTCGGDISCARNEEFADMFLHWVYEKATGGIFLNDKEDKGNLRRQFMDTNMSPGRPKWVCQLANYAASACQ, encoded by the coding sequence ATGCGCCGTCGGCTGAGTCTGGTTGTTGTGCTGCTGAGCGGATTCGCCTTGCTCTGTGCGGGCGCCGCGCTGGTGCATCCGGTGAGGTCGCAGCCTTCCGGTGAGGCGGGGGCAGTCGTCATTCCGGCGGGGGATTCGATGGCGTTGGCGCTGGCGATCCTGAGGGCAAACGAGGCGGCGGCGCTAGATCGCACGGCATCGACAACAATCTACCTCAGCGGCGGGGTGTATTCCTTTAGCTATCCGGGCAGCCCATCGGCACCGCAGTTCCCCCCCATCACAGGGACGCTTGTCCTTCAGGGCGGGGACGCCGTGCTGGATTTCTCTGGAGCAGCGGGGATGAGCCTGCCGATAGTCGTCCTTCCCGAAGCGACGGTGACCATTCAGCACACGACCCTTCGCCTGACTCAAGGCTATGGGCGGACGATCCTCAATCAGGGACACCTCAGCCTCATCGACAGCACACTGGTGAACACCTCTGCGACGACAACAGGAGAGGGGGGCGGCATTGACAACCGAGGGGCGTTGACCCTGACTCGTGTCCAGATGCGCGATCATGTCTCCCATAGTGCGGCGGCGCCGGGTGGGGCAATCCTGAACAGCGGCGTGCTTACCGCCGCCTGCACGCTGTTCAGCGGAAATCACGCCTCGCAAGGGGGAGCGCTGTACAATGCCGAGGGCGGCGAGGCGACGATTACAGGGGCGACCTTTTCCGGCAACACCGCGAACGGCGGCGGGGCTATGTTTAATGCCGACTCGCGCCCCATCATGGCGACAGAAAGCTATTGGGGTGGTCAGTCGCCGGTGATCAACGACCTCTATTTCGGGACGGACACCATCAGCCAGCGCGTTGAGGTATTTCCCCTTGCCGAAGGCGATCCCCTGTCCAATGCCGCTTGTGTGACATCACCCCCTTCACCGCCGCCCATCCCCACCACCCCCGCTGCCAGCGGACAGGCGGTGGTTGTGCCACCGCTGAACTTCAGCCCCTTTCCGCTTGCCTACCAACCCGGCGGGCAGTCCTTCACTATCTTAAAACCCAACACCACGACGGAAATGCTCGACTTGCCTGCCCCCCTTGGCGCTCCGGTGTGGTCGCCCGATGGGCGCTTCATCGCCTTCGCCAGCTACGCCAGTGGGAATGCCGATATCTGGGTGCGTGATACACTCACCGGCATGGATACCAACCTGACAACCAGCCCGACGCTTGGCGAGGGAAGTCCGCAGTGGTCGCCCGATGGGACGCGCTTGGTGGTGGTGCAAACCATCCTGACCCCACCAACCGTCAGCCATAGGCTCGGTATCCTCGCCGCTGCTGACGGGCAGGTAACAACGCTCAATGTTCCTGTCGGGGTGGAAGTTCGTTCGCCGTCATGGTCGGCGGATGGGACGGAGATTTTCTATCGCGCTGCCGAGGTTTGGAACGACTTCACCATTGGATCGATTGTTGCTGTGCCTATTTCTGGCACAGGGGCAGAGCGCGTCGTCATTCCGGCGGGCAACATCCCCGTTGAAGGCGGCTACCTCACCGCCCCGATCTTTGTCTATGCCTCGCCCACACGTCCCGAAATCGTGTTCAGCGCACGGTATTGGTATACGCACCCTATCTATGGGTTACGGCAAAACACCCGCCTGTTTGTGGCGAACAACGACGGCTCAACGATTCGCCTTCTCCTCACTGGCACAGCGACGAAAATCGCCTTCAGTGGGGTCTGGTCACCCGACGGCAATCAGGTCGCCTTCAGCGATTACTTTGCCTCAACGATGCAGGTCATCCGCCGCGACGGGACGGGGGAAATCCTTCTGGCGGGGGTCTATGTCAGTAATCTGGGGTGGGTCACGCTGTTCGCGCAGCAGGCGACGCCGACACCGACACTCGTCGCACCCCCGCAAGACAGAACCGATTGGGTGGTTTATGCCTCTTTTGACAATGACAATAATTACGAACTCTACATGCTGAATGCCCGCACCACCGCAAGCCCCATACGCTTGACCTATCATGCTGCCGATGACTATCAACCGTCGTGGTCACCCGATAAGCGCTATATCGCTTTTATCTCGACACGCGATAATTCAGAGGGGGATTTGTACATTTTGGATGTCGTCGATCCAAATCATCCTGTTTATCGCCTTACTACCCCGACACAACCAACAGGGGCGGCAACAGCCAAAGCCGAACCTGTTTGGTCGCCCGATGGTTTGTCAATCGCTTTTCGAGTGTCTACCGCTGAGGTAGACTCTGCCGATCTCTGGCTATATACACAAGTTGCTGGAGAAGCCCATTATCACCCTTTGGTGACCACCCCCGGCAATGACTATGCACCAACTTGGTCAGCCTTGAATCAAATTGCCTTTGTCTCTAATCAAGACGAGCGTCCAGCGATATGGGTCATAGATATATCTGGCATTGTGCCTCAAAATCGTCGTGTGCTGGTCAACGCACAGCAACCGATTATTGATCCGGCTTGGTCACCAGATGGGACAAAAATCGGTTTTACAGCCCAACTTCCCAATGATCAGTATCAGATTTTTGTCTACGCGGTGGGGCAAGGCACATCTATCCCTGTAACAAGCACGAATTACAAAGCGGCGAAACCCACATGGTCGCCGGATGGCGTCTCTCTTGTCTTTATGGTCGATAATGGGCAAGTCAAGGATTTATACCTTGCCAAAGTTGATGGCAGTGAAGCAACTAGCCCCACCCGGCTGACGAATGGGACGCGCAATATACACCCATTCTGGTCATCAGCACAGCGAATTGAGCTTCCCCCAACACCCTCATCCACCCCCCATCCACCTTTAAGTTGTCAGATTACCCTCATCAACAAACGTTATGGTTTTGATCAATGGTTTGATGCCGATACACATGGGGCATCTGCCCAAAAACCTACACAGACCAGCCAATGGGTAGAAATTTCGCCTGCTCTAGGCAATGCAGGACCCTACCTCGTCCTTCAAAAATATGTCACGTCGAATCTTGTCCAAATTGACTATCCTAGTCGCCCTTTATGGATTGATTCCTCGGAAGTAAGTCCGGTAGGTGATTGTGCAACAGGGTACCCGACAGCTATTCCCACACTCACACCCATTCCGAGTGGGGACATCCCGTTGGGTGTTGCCGCCTGTGAGGGTGTTTTAGGTGGCATTCGTCTTACCAGTGGGCGGATTATGGATTATGCCGATTGTCGAGCAATTAATCCGACATTGGCAGACATTCCCCTTTATGATGAGCGTCGTGAATTAGGGCGTTTACTCTGGCTGTTGGAATATGGGCGATCCGCCGGCAATAGCGTTGAATTTGGGATACGTATAGAAGCCTTCTTCTGTGTGGAACTCATCGAGTCCTCTCTTCTTGACTATCAACACCTAAATGACATTTTCCTTGCGCTCTTGCAAACAAACTATGCTTTTCTAAAAGCCGAGCCAACGCTTGGGGGGGTACACCAAACATCCTGTGCCATTTTCGGGCAACCGGGCAATGCTCTACGCTTTGAACGTGTGGACGCATTGGGTGCGTCGGGTGAAGCAGCAAAGGCTGAGGGAAACACAATCTTTCTCTACAATACAGCCAAAAATAGAAATCGCCATACAGCCGCGAATATGATCCACGAAATCGGTCACTACATTAACGCCAAACTCGGTGGGGCAATCCTTGATGGAATTCCCAATCTAAATTCGCCCCTTGGACAGTTGCGAGATGGCAAATTGAAATTGGCAAATGGCACTGACTTTTCGGGTCAAATTGTTGCTCTGGATAAAGCACGAGATGGTATGCAACCTGACCCATATACGCAAAACGGAGGTGGCACATGTGGGGGTGACATAAGCTGTGCACGAAATGAGGAGTTCGCTGACATGTTCTTGCATTGGGTGTATGAAAAAGCAACAGGTGGCATTTTCCTCAATGATAAAGAGGATAAAGGGAATTTACGGCGGCAGTTCATGGATACGAATATGTCACCCGGACGTCCCAAGTGGGTTTGTCAACTTGCTAATTATGCTGCCAGTGCTTGTCAGTGA